Proteins from a single region of Seriola aureovittata isolate HTS-2021-v1 ecotype China chromosome 9, ASM2101889v1, whole genome shotgun sequence:
- the tnnc1a gene encoding troponin C type 1a (slow): MNDIYKAAVEQLTDEQKNEFKAAFDIFVQDAEDGCISTKELGKVMRMLGQNPTPEELQEMIDEVDEDGSGTVDFDEFLVMMVRCMKDDSKGKSEEELAELFRMFDKNADGYIDLEELKMMLESTGEAITEDDIEELMKDGDKNNDGKIDYDEFLEFMKGVE; this comes from the exons ATGAACGACATCTACAAGGCAGCG gTTGAGCAGCTGACTGATGAGCAGAAAAATG AGTTCAAGGCCGCCTTTGACATCTTCGTACAAGATGCAGAGGACGGCTGCATCAGCACCAAGGAGCTGGGGAAGGTGATGAGGATGCTGGGCCAGAACCCCACgccagaggagctgcaggagatgATTGACGAGGTGGATGAAGACG ggagtGGCACGGTGGATTTTGACGAGTTCCTGGTCATGATGGTGAGGTGCATGAAGGACGACAGCAAGGGGAAGTCAGAGGAAGAGTTGGCGGAGCTGTTTCGCATGTTTGACAA GAACGCAGATGGTTACATTGACCTGGAAGAGCTGAAAATGATGCTGGAGTCTACAGGAGAGGCAATTACTGAGGATGACATCGAGGAGCTGATGAAAGACGGGGACAAGAACAACGATGGCAAAATTGACTATGATG AGTTCCTGGAGTTCATGAAAGGAGTGGAGTAA
- the LOC130175264 gene encoding dual specificity protein phosphatase 7-like — MSNVTPSKSVEWLQLELESGGTSLLLLDCRSHELYESSHIETAINLAIPGLMLRRFKKGNIPIRTIIPNHEDKEKFIRRCKTDTVVLYDECTLDWQDSGAPPSVLGLLLQKLWEDGCKAYYLEGGFVKFHTEYPEHCETLLDSSCPSSSPPLSVLGFGNLRISSDCSDGESDREPSSATESEESPIPSNQPAFPVQILPYLYLGCAKDSTNLDVLGQYNIKYILNVTPNLPNMFEHDGHFRYKQIPISDHWSQNLSQFFPEAISFIDEARSKQCGILVHCLAGISRSVTVTVAYLMQRLNLSLNDAYDFVKRKKSNISPNFNFMGQLLDFERTLGLHSPCDNRSTSEEQLFFTTPTNHNVFQLDTLEST, encoded by the exons ATGTCTAATGTGACGCCGAGTAAAAGCGTGGAATGGCTGCAACTCGAGTTAGAGTCCGGAGGCACTTCTCTGCTCCTGCTGGACTGCCGTTCACATGAGCTTTATGAATCATCCCACATAGAGACCGCCATAAACCTGGCCATACCGGGGCTGATGCTACGGAGGTTCAAAAAGGGCAACATACCTATCCGGACCATCATCCCCAACCACGAGGATAAGGAGAAGTTCATCAGACGGTGCAAGACGGACACGGTCGTCCTGTACGATGAGTGCACCTTGGACTGGCAGGACAGCGGAGCTCCACCGTCGGTTTTGGGTCTACTTCTTCAAAAACTATGGGAAGACGGCTGTAAAGCGTACTACTTAGAAG GTGGATTTGTAAAGTTCCACACAGAGTACCCAGAGCACTGTGAGACCCTCCTCGACAGCTCCTGCCCCAGTTCCTCTCCTCCGCTCTCTGTCCTGGGGTTTGGAAATCTCCGGATCAGCTCAGATTGTTCCGATGGGGAGTCCGATCGAGAGCCGAGCAGTGCCACCGAGTCTGAGGAAAGCCCCATCCCCAGTAATCAGCCTGCCTTTCCTGTCCAGATCTTACCTTACCTTTACTTGGGCTGTGCCAAAGACTCCACTAACCTAGACGTGCTGGGCCAGTACAACATCAAGTACATCCTGAACGTCACACCCAATCTCCCCAACATGTTTGAACATGATGGCCACTTCAGGTACAAACAGATTCCCATTTCGGACCACTGGAGTCAGAACCTGTCCCAGTTCTTCCCAGAGGCCATATCATTTATAG ATGAGGCTCGCTCGAAGCAGTGTGGCATCCTGGTCCACTGCCTGGCTGGCATCAGTCGCTCAGTCACAGTCACCGTGGCCTACCTGATGCAGAGACTCAACCTTTCTCTCAACGACGCTTATGACTTTGTCAAGAGGAAGAAGTCCAACATTTCCCCAAACTTCAACTTCATGGGTCAGCTCCTTGACTTTGAGAGGACGCTGGGGCTGCACAGTCCCTGTGATAACCGTTCTACCAGTGAGGAGCAGCTCTTCTTCACCACACCGACCAATCACAATGTCTTCCAGCTGGACACGCTGGAGTCGACATGA